In the Ruminococcus sp. OA3 genome, one interval contains:
- a CDS encoding 4'-phosphopantetheinyl transferase superfamily protein → MCYTVTSIYAVKIPERLDNNNGRREHKAGRMLLNYGLREMYGLEPDDGLVEQGPSGKPHLVNYPKIHFNISHSGGYAVCAIGPEPVGVDIEFWRALDYGRLAGKAFAEEEKKELESSCDPQRFFFDRWVEKESYLKWKGTGITRDMKEIDCLDGWNCHFELSEGCSCAIWSEKPMKLKICNIDYYELFEDDRMQ, encoded by the coding sequence GTGTGTTACACAGTGACCAGCATTTACGCGGTAAAGATTCCGGAGAGACTGGATAATAACAACGGCAGGCGGGAGCACAAAGCCGGACGGATGCTGCTGAACTATGGACTCCGGGAAATGTATGGGCTTGAACCGGATGACGGTCTGGTAGAGCAGGGACCGTCAGGGAAACCTCATCTGGTGAATTATCCCAAAATACATTTTAACATCAGCCATTCCGGCGGCTATGCCGTTTGTGCGATTGGGCCAGAGCCTGTGGGAGTTGATATTGAGTTCTGGAGGGCGCTTGATTACGGACGGCTGGCGGGGAAAGCATTTGCGGAGGAAGAGAAAAAAGAACTGGAAAGCAGTTGTGACCCTCAGAGATTTTTCTTTGACCGGTGGGTGGAAAAGGAGAGTTATCTTAAGTGGAAAGGTACAGGTATCACAAGGGATATGAAGGAAATTGACTGCCTGGACGGCTGGAACTGCCATTTTGAACTGAGTGAGGGCTGCAGCTGCGCTATCTGGTCTGAAAAGCCGATGAAACTGAAGATATGTAATATAGATTATTATGAGCTGTTTGAAGATGACAGGATGCAGTAA